One segment of Primulina tabacum isolate GXHZ01 chromosome 6, ASM2559414v2, whole genome shotgun sequence DNA contains the following:
- the LOC142548406 gene encoding LOW QUALITY PROTEIN: putative SWI/SNF-related matrix-associated actin-dependent regulator of chromatin subfamily A member 3-like 1 (The sequence of the model RefSeq protein was modified relative to this genomic sequence to represent the inferred CDS: inserted 3 bases in 2 codons; deleted 2 bases in 2 codons) encodes MADIESASNDQQDPVDFFMTLDHWPSTPLSSPFDEGSSSSSPTDMYMLGFXIVNVVGLRHYQGTISGWELVALLRDELNPYDRNAIKVLNTRSVQVGHVERSAAAVLSPLIDDHLITVERIVPKLPGKGRIYSLSCQVHIFSRIEDFERVKMAIASGGLQLIAETDASFTVSEAAAVKEKKCILEEKSVDEIFKLLDLKVCNEGAAEALEPPKSIITSELFSHQEEGLGWLVSRETSRELPPFWVEKDGVYVNELTNYQTGTRPEPIRGGIFADDMGLGKTLTLLSLIAFDKATYSSINVDGGNDVEPGEEECIPLLSKKSKRKRGSEKTENSRKKQKVEDHNQSDALEPMTTLIVCPPSVFSSWITQLEEHTRRGSFKVYIYYGERTKDAKELQKYDIVLTTYSTLASEESSVKSPIKNIEWRRVILDEAHVIKNVNAQQSRAVTKLKSKRRWAVSGTPIQNSSYDLFSLMAFLKFEPFSVKSLWNSLIQRPLSQGDEKGISRLQGLMAAISLRRTKDKGLVDLPSKSIETFFVNLCEEEREVYDQMEGEAGKIVQGYIFDESLVVNYSTILGILIRLRQICTDLALCPSDLRALIPPGKIEDVKNNPRLLQKLLSVLQDGEDFDCPICISPPTDIIITCCAHIFCRSCILKTLKRTKPCCPLCRHLLSESDLFKAPPESSQGNSXSGASSSSISSKVAALLRLLSMSRDQNPSTKSVIFSQFRKMLLLLEAPLREAGFKVLRLDGLSNAKKRAQVIKEFEVPQPEGPTILLASLKASSAGINLTAASRVYLLEPWWNPAVEEHAMDRVHRIGQKDDVKIVRLIARDTVEERILQLQANKKMLARKAFGKKSSKDQREISRDDLRALMNL; translated from the exons ATGGCCGATATTGAATCCGCATCCAATGATCAGCAGGACCCAGTTGATTTTTTCATGACTTTGGACCACTGGCCTTCTACCCCTTTAAGCAGCCCTTTTGATGAGGGTTCGTCTTCCTCGTCTCCCACCGATATGTATATGCTCGGTT TGATCGTTAACGTTGTCGGTCTTCGCCACTACCAGGGTACCATCAGCGGCTGGGAACTGGTGGCTTTGCTGCGGGATGAATTGAATCCATACGACCGGAACGCGATTAAGGTTCTCAATACCAGGTCCGTGCAAGTGGGCCACGTTGAGCGTTCCGCCGCCGCGGTTTTGTCGCCTTTGATCGATGACCATTTGATTACCGTTGAGA GAATTGTGCCAAAACTACCAGGAAAGGGAAGAATTTATAGCCTTTCTTGTCAAGTTCACATTTTTTCAAGAATAGAGGATTTTGAGAGGGTAAAAATGGCAATTGCTAGTGGTGGGCTGCAGTTAATTGCTGAAACCGATGCATCTTTCACAGTATCAGAGGCAGCGGCTGTGAAGGagaaaaaatgtattttagaGGAGAAGAGTGTGGATGAGATATTTAAGTTGTTAGACTTAAAAGTTTGTAATGAAGGTGCCGCTGAAGCACTGGAACCACCAAAAAGCATTATAACTTCAGAACTTTTCTCCCATCAAGAGGAAGGATTGGGGTGGCTGGTTAGCAGGGAGACATCACGTGAATTGCCTCCATTTTGGGTAGAAAAAGATGGGGTTTATGTGAATGAATTAACCAATTACCAGACCGGTACAAGACCTGAGCCTATAAGAGGTGGAATATTCGCAGATGATATGGGCCTGGGTAAAACTCTTACTCTCCTCTCATTGATTGCTTTTGATAAAGCTACCTATTCATCTATCAATGTGGATGGTGGAAATGATGTGGAACCAGGTGAAGAGGAATGCATTCCTTTGTTAAGCAAAAAgtcaaaaagaaaaagaggcagTGAAAAGACTGAAAATTCGAGGAAAAAGCAAAAGGTTGAGGATCACAATCAGTCTGATGCATTGGAGCCAATGACTACGCTAATTGTTTGTCCGCCTTCTGTATTTTCATCTTGGATAACACAGTTAGAAGAGCATACAAGAAGAGGAAGTTTTAAGGTTTATATATACTATGGAGAACGGACCAAAGATGCTAAAGAGCTTCAGAAGTATGATATTGTACTAACAACTTATTCTACACTAGCTAGTGAGGAGTCTTCGGTCAAGTCTCCTATAAAAAATATCGAGTGGAGACGAGTTATATTGGATGAGGCACATGTGATTAAGAACGTGAATGCTCAACAAAGTCGTGCTGTCACTAAACTGAAGTCCAAGCGTAGGTGGGCTGTTTCTGGCACACCCATACAAAACTCCTCGTACGATTTGTTTTCTTTAATGGCTTTTCTGAAGTTTGAACCATTTTCTGTTAAAAGCCTCTGGAATAGTTTGATACAACGCCCTCTCTCTCAGGGAGATGAGAAGGGCATCTCCCGGCTGCAG GGTCTCATGGCTGCAATATCTTTGAGGAGAACCAAAGATAAGGGATTGGTTGATCTGCCATCTAAAAGCATAGAGACCTTTTTTGTAAACCTCTGTGAAGAAGAACGCGAGGTTTATGATCAGATGGAAGGAGAGGCAGGGAAGATTGTTCAAGGCTACATTTTTGATGAAAGTTTGGTGGTAAATTATTCTACCATACTCGGCATACTCATACGTCTTCGTCAGATTTGCACAGATCTAGCCCTGTGCCCTTCAGATCTCAGAGCACTCATTCCGCCAGGCAAAATTGAAG ATGTGAAGAACAATCCAAGATTGCTCCAAAAATTGCTTTCAGTGTTGCAAGATGGAGAAGATTTCGACTGTCCAATATGCATATCTCCACCTACAGATATTATAATAACATGCTGCGCTCACATCTTTTGCCGATCCTGCATCTTGAAGACGCTCAAACGAACAAAACCCTGTTGTCCATTGTGCCGCCATTTGCTTTCAGAGTCC GATCTCTTCAAAGCCCCTCCGGAGTCTTCTCAGGGCAATTC TTCTGGAGCTTCATCTTCAAGCATTTCATCCAAAGTTGCTGCTCTGTTAAGACTGCTATCCATGTCTAGAGATCAGAACCCATCAACAAAATCAGTCATATTCTCTCAATTCCGAAAGATGTTACTTTTACTCGAAGCCCCACTGAGAGAAGCTGGTTTTAAAGTACTCCGTTTAGATGGATTATCGAATGCAAAAAAGAGAGCTCAAGTGATTAAAGAATTTGAAGTCCCT CAGCCAGAAGGTCCTACGATATTGCTTGCGAGTCTAAAAGCTTCAAGTGCGGGTATAAACCTTACTGCTGCTTCGAGGGTATACTTACTCGAGCCGTGGTGGAATCCAGCAGTGGAGGAACATGCTATGGACAGGGTCCACCGAATAGGCCAAAAGGATGATGTGAAGATCGTGAGATTGATTGCCAGAGATACAGTAGAGGAGAGGATTTTACAACTCCAAGCAAACAAAAAGATGCTAGCTAGGAAAGCATTTGGTAAGAAGAGTTCCAAGGATCAGAGAGAGATCAGCAGAGATGATCTTCGTGCGCTGATGAACTTGTGA